Proteins encoded within one genomic window of Raineyella fluvialis:
- a CDS encoding cobyrinate a,c-diamide synthase, translating to MVTEERPSTPLARVVIGAPASGQGKTTVATGLMAALSRAPYGLDVAAFKVGPDYIDPGYHALATGRPGRNLDPWMQGEERIVPLLLHGALHTTAQQPNPARIAIIEGVMGLFDGKAETEGFASTAHVVELTESPVILTVDISHASRTIAATVGGVAAFEEGVKVEGIILNKAGSPRHADEVKRALRRLGIPVLGVLPRDEAIHVPSRHLGLVPAAERDESRQALDALAQRIADNVDLARVVKIAMTAPRLSARPWDPAAEVHPPVAETTTRPRIAIAGGRAFTFRYAETTELMEAAGCEPVEFDPLRDPALPPDTAGIYLGGGFPEVHAEELSANASMIASIREAIDAGTPTVGECAGLLYLCREVDGHPMVGAVDATAAMGPTLVLGYRDADGTRGHEFHRTTTTPAEPTMAPNVHASYLHVHWAGAPELAQEFCDATHAYASSRPDLKHHGDTEVGEGLVDLAVNVRLPGPPAWMTEAIMATLPGLGAYPDATAARAAIAAFHGVTPEMVLPTSGGAEAFTLIARAIPGDRPVVVHPQFTEPEAALLAAGRTPHRHVLAPPFTLDVDALPPTDLLMIGNPTNPTSVLHDGEALRDLAGPGRIVVIDEAFMDAVPGEHESQIHAEMDHLLVVRSLTKTWGLAGLRAGYVVGDPRLIARLAAQQPPWSVSSPALAAMVACTTDRARVEAQLAVVRTTRDRDHLIESLTTLGWDVVTPAAGPFVLADSHDPGTRARLRVRGFAVRRGDTFPGLGPHWIRIAVREPSVTDALVEAARV from the coding sequence GTGGTGACCGAGGAGAGGCCCTCCACGCCGCTGGCACGTGTGGTCATCGGGGCACCGGCCTCGGGCCAGGGCAAGACCACCGTAGCCACCGGGTTGATGGCCGCCTTGTCGAGGGCGCCGTACGGGCTGGACGTCGCCGCCTTCAAGGTGGGGCCCGACTACATCGATCCCGGTTACCACGCGCTGGCCACCGGGCGCCCCGGTCGCAACCTCGATCCGTGGATGCAGGGCGAGGAGCGCATCGTCCCCCTGCTCCTTCACGGCGCTCTCCACACCACCGCCCAGCAGCCCAACCCCGCGCGGATCGCGATCATCGAAGGGGTGATGGGGCTCTTCGACGGCAAGGCGGAGACCGAGGGCTTCGCCTCGACCGCCCACGTCGTCGAACTCACCGAGTCCCCCGTCATCCTCACCGTCGACATCTCGCACGCCTCCCGCACCATCGCCGCGACCGTCGGCGGGGTGGCCGCGTTCGAGGAGGGGGTCAAGGTCGAGGGCATCATCCTCAACAAGGCCGGTTCGCCCCGGCACGCCGACGAGGTCAAGCGGGCCCTGCGCCGGCTCGGCATCCCGGTGCTCGGTGTCCTGCCCCGTGACGAGGCCATCCATGTCCCTTCCCGGCACCTCGGACTGGTCCCCGCGGCGGAGCGGGACGAATCGCGGCAGGCTCTCGACGCCCTCGCCCAGCGGATCGCGGACAACGTCGACCTCGCCCGGGTGGTGAAGATCGCGATGACCGCCCCACGACTGTCCGCCCGGCCGTGGGATCCCGCCGCGGAGGTGCACCCGCCGGTGGCCGAGACCACCACACGCCCGCGGATCGCGATCGCCGGTGGACGCGCCTTCACCTTCCGCTACGCCGAGACGACCGAACTGATGGAGGCGGCCGGCTGCGAGCCGGTGGAGTTCGATCCGCTGCGCGATCCGGCCCTGCCGCCGGACACCGCGGGGATCTACCTGGGCGGCGGCTTCCCTGAGGTCCATGCCGAGGAACTGTCGGCCAACGCCTCGATGATCGCCTCCATCCGCGAGGCGATCGACGCGGGCACCCCGACCGTCGGCGAGTGCGCCGGCCTGCTCTACCTGTGCCGCGAGGTCGACGGCCACCCGATGGTCGGCGCGGTCGACGCCACCGCCGCGATGGGCCCCACGCTGGTGCTCGGTTACCGCGACGCCGACGGGACCCGCGGCCACGAGTTCCACCGGACGACGACCACCCCGGCGGAGCCGACGATGGCCCCGAACGTCCACGCCTCCTACCTGCACGTGCACTGGGCCGGCGCTCCGGAGCTGGCCCAGGAGTTCTGCGACGCCACCCACGCGTACGCGTCCAGCCGTCCCGACCTCAAGCACCACGGCGACACCGAGGTGGGCGAGGGCCTGGTCGACCTCGCGGTGAACGTACGCCTCCCCGGGCCGCCGGCCTGGATGACCGAGGCGATCATGGCGACCCTTCCCGGGCTGGGCGCCTACCCCGACGCGACCGCGGCGCGCGCGGCGATCGCCGCCTTCCACGGCGTGACGCCGGAGATGGTGCTGCCCACCTCGGGCGGCGCGGAGGCGTTCACCCTCATCGCCCGGGCGATCCCCGGGGACCGGCCGGTCGTCGTGCACCCGCAGTTCACCGAGCCCGAGGCCGCGCTGCTGGCCGCCGGACGGACGCCCCACCGCCACGTCCTGGCCCCGCCGTTCACCCTCGACGTCGACGCGCTGCCGCCGACCGATCTGCTGATGATCGGCAATCCGACCAACCCGACCAGCGTCCTCCACGACGGCGAGGCCCTCCGGGACCTCGCTGGACCCGGCCGCATCGTGGTCATCGACGAGGCGTTCATGGACGCTGTCCCCGGTGAGCACGAGAGCCAGATCCACGCCGAGATGGACCACCTGCTGGTGGTCCGCTCGCTGACCAAGACCTGGGGCCTGGCCGGGCTGCGCGCCGGCTACGTGGTCGGTGACCCACGGCTCATCGCCCGGCTTGCCGCCCAGCAGCCGCCATGGTCGGTGTCCAGCCCGGCACTGGCGGCGATGGTCGCCTGCACGACCGACCGCGCCAGGGTCGAGGCCCAGCTCGCCGTCGTCCGCACCACGCGTGACCGCGACCACCTGATCGAGTCCCTCACCACTCTGGGATGGGACGTCGTCACCCCGGCCGCCGGCCCGTTCGTCCTGGCCGACAGCCATGATCCCGGGACCCGGGCACGGCTGCGGGTGCGCGGCTTCGCCGTCCGCCGCGGCGACACGTTCCCGGGACTGGGCCCCCACTGGATCCGGATCGCCGTCCGGGAACCTTCCGTCACCGATGCCCTCGTGGAGGCCGCGCGTGTTTGA
- the cobO gene encoding cob(I)yrinic acid a,c-diamide adenosyltransferase produces MQGKPLTVPDDGLTTKQRRNRPLVIVHTGPGKGKSTAAFGLALRGWNQGWDIGVFQFVKSAKWRIGEQTALEALAAVHAETGQGGPIEWHKMGSGWSWSRKEGSDEDHAVAAQEGWAEIKRRLADEQHTLYVLDEFTYPMKWGWIDPVDVAETLRDRPGTQHVIITGRDCAPEVLEIADLVTEMTKIKHPFDAGQKGQKGIEW; encoded by the coding sequence ATGCAAGGGAAGCCGCTGACCGTGCCCGACGACGGGCTCACCACCAAGCAGCGCCGCAACCGGCCGCTGGTGATCGTGCACACCGGCCCAGGCAAGGGGAAGTCGACTGCAGCGTTCGGGTTGGCCCTGCGCGGCTGGAACCAGGGCTGGGACATCGGCGTCTTCCAGTTCGTGAAATCCGCGAAGTGGCGCATCGGCGAGCAGACCGCCCTCGAGGCCCTCGCCGCCGTCCACGCCGAGACGGGCCAGGGCGGTCCGATCGAGTGGCACAAGATGGGGTCGGGCTGGTCCTGGTCCCGCAAGGAAGGGTCCGATGAGGACCACGCCGTCGCCGCCCAGGAGGGCTGGGCGGAGATCAAGCGGCGCCTCGCCGACGAACAGCACACGCTGTACGTGCTCGACGAGTTCACCTACCCGATGAAGTGGGGCTGGATAGACCCGGTCGACGTCGCCGAGACCCTGCGGGATCGCCCGGGCACCCAGCACGTCATCATCACCGGCCGCGACTGCGCCCCCGAAGTGCTCGAGATCGCCGACCTCGTCACCGAGATGACCAAGATCAAGCACCCCTTCGACGCCGGCCAGAAGGGCCAGAAGGGGATCGAGTGGTGA
- a CDS encoding putative cobaltochelatase, with protein sequence MRHYPFSAVVGSDDMRLALVLTTISPAIGGVLVRGEKGTAKSTTVRALAELLPAQQVVAGCRFGCDPAAIDNACPDGPHDVTDVTTTRPARLVELPVGATEDRVIGSLDLEQALGAGRVRYEPGLLADANRGLLYVDEVNLLHDHLVDLLLDAAAMGRNTVERDGVSISHAARIVLVGTMNPEEGELRPQLLDRFGLTVEVAAPRNPALRAEVVRRRLAYDLDPDGFAARYDEAQEATRTRLAEARELLDGVVLGERALLKIAEICAAFEVDGMRADIVTARAAAAHAAWNGRDRVVKDDLRAAARLALPHRRRRNPFDAPGLDEDLLERLLNDLDDDPDQPDPDPTPTPDDPKDPDHPQPPASPDDPSGRDEQEGQGQPSGPQETPEPGHQDRTDADDADTDAIDTGTAPRLALAAAGKPYRTRRLEARGVGTGDAGRRSRAITTQGRTVGAGLEGRTLHLPATIRAAAPYQAARGRSTGKLRLAAGDLRRTVSEGRESNLVLLVVDASGSMAARRRMEAVKTAVLSLLLDAYQRRDKIGLITFRGAEATLALPPTSSVDTAARRLDELPAGGRTPLAEGLAMAAEVLRRERIRDPRRRPLLVVVTDGRATAGAEALPRATRVAGHLASYDAVVVDCETGRFRLGLAAGLAATMGADLVGLGEIGRDEVSAAGRTIVDTVKDRLSTDPRRKAA encoded by the coding sequence ATGCGCCACTACCCCTTCTCCGCCGTCGTCGGCTCCGACGACATGCGGCTGGCTCTGGTCCTGACCACCATCTCGCCCGCGATCGGCGGGGTGCTGGTCCGCGGCGAGAAGGGCACCGCGAAGTCGACCACGGTGCGGGCGCTGGCGGAACTGCTCCCGGCGCAGCAGGTGGTCGCCGGCTGCCGCTTCGGCTGCGACCCTGCGGCCATCGACAACGCCTGCCCCGATGGGCCGCACGACGTCACCGACGTCACCACGACCCGCCCCGCCCGCCTGGTCGAACTGCCGGTCGGCGCCACCGAGGACCGCGTGATCGGCTCGCTGGACCTCGAACAGGCCCTCGGCGCCGGCCGCGTCCGCTACGAGCCGGGCCTGCTGGCCGACGCCAACCGCGGCCTGCTCTACGTCGACGAGGTCAACCTGCTGCACGACCACCTCGTCGACCTGCTCCTCGACGCCGCCGCGATGGGCCGCAACACCGTGGAACGCGACGGGGTCTCGATCTCCCACGCCGCCCGGATCGTCCTCGTCGGCACGATGAACCCCGAGGAGGGCGAGCTCCGTCCCCAGTTGCTCGACCGGTTCGGGCTGACCGTCGAGGTCGCCGCGCCCCGGAACCCGGCGCTGCGCGCCGAGGTCGTCCGCCGCCGCCTGGCCTACGACCTGGACCCGGACGGCTTCGCAGCCCGCTACGACGAGGCCCAGGAAGCCACCCGGACCCGCCTGGCCGAGGCCCGCGAGCTCCTCGACGGGGTCGTCCTCGGGGAGCGGGCCCTGCTCAAGATCGCCGAGATCTGCGCCGCCTTCGAGGTCGACGGGATGCGGGCCGACATCGTCACCGCCCGCGCTGCCGCGGCCCACGCCGCCTGGAACGGCCGCGACCGCGTCGTCAAGGACGATCTGCGCGCCGCCGCCCGCCTGGCCCTGCCGCACCGCCGCCGCCGCAACCCGTTCGACGCGCCGGGCCTGGACGAGGACCTGCTGGAGCGCCTACTCAACGACCTGGACGACGATCCGGACCAGCCCGACCCGGATCCGACCCCTACCCCGGACGATCCGAAGGATCCCGACCACCCGCAGCCGCCGGCCTCCCCCGACGATCCCAGCGGGCGCGACGAGCAGGAGGGCCAAGGGCAGCCGAGTGGCCCGCAGGAGACACCGGAACCCGGCCATCAGGATCGTACTGACGCCGACGACGCCGACACCGACGCCATCGACACCGGGACGGCGCCCCGTCTGGCGCTCGCCGCGGCGGGAAAGCCTTATCGCACCCGCCGGCTGGAGGCACGCGGGGTTGGCACCGGCGACGCCGGCCGGCGGTCCCGGGCGATCACCACCCAGGGTCGTACGGTCGGGGCCGGCCTCGAGGGCCGGACCCTGCACCTGCCGGCGACGATCCGCGCCGCGGCGCCATACCAGGCCGCCCGCGGACGCTCCACCGGCAAGCTCCGGCTGGCCGCCGGTGACCTGCGACGCACCGTCAGTGAGGGCCGGGAGTCCAACCTCGTCCTGCTGGTCGTCGACGCCTCCGGCTCGATGGCGGCCCGGCGCCGGATGGAGGCGGTGAAGACCGCCGTCCTCAGCCTCCTCCTCGACGCCTACCAGCGCCGCGACAAGATCGGCCTGATCACCTTCCGCGGCGCCGAGGCGACGCTCGCCCTGCCGCCCACGTCGTCGGTCGACACCGCCGCGCGCCGGCTGGACGAGCTGCCCGCCGGGGGCCGTACGCCGCTGGCGGAGGGTCTGGCGATGGCCGCCGAGGTGCTGCGCCGGGAGAGGATCCGCGACCCGCGCCGCCGCCCCCTGCTGGTGGTCGTCACCGACGGTCGCGCCACCGCCGGCGCGGAGGCGCTCCCCCGCGCCACCCGGGTCGCCGGCCACCTGGCCTCGTACGATGCCGTCGTCGTCGACTGCGAGACGGGACGTTTTCGCCTCGGCCTCGCCGCCGGCCTGGCCGCGACGATGGGTGCCGACCTGGTCGGACTGGGGGAGATCGGCCGTGACGAAGTGTCAGCGGCCGGCCGTACCATCGTGGACACCGTGAAGGACCGTCTCAGCACCGATCCCCGACGAAAGGCCGCCTGA
- a CDS encoding HNH endonuclease — protein sequence MTVTMTAPAQAWVETDWPDPPAWVAAEWPQDVFAVPGPQRAADVDLPDVRQWIRWLGTQEVFDVGDLRLEEASARCIELITALEKLKAATAAAQARVSERFDLLQRQLQTDAGVPARRLGEGVGAQVALARGESPVKGGRFLGAAQAWVREMPRTLEALAEGRLNEWRATLAVRETACLAIEDRRAVDEDFGKLLAARKTMGDRTITAELRRMVYERDAEAYIRRIEAAVKGRRVTSRPALDGMAYVTGLLPLQQAVGVYAALSQAADSARAAGDERGRGQLMADTLVERVTGRPADRPCDVHLDIVITDHSLFAEDDTAAEIGDVGPVPAGWVRRMLGTIEDPDVRVQVRRLFRGPGATLMATKTAGRFFTRGLQHLIRVRDQHCRTPWCDAPIRHADHVVDHASGGPTDLDNGQGLCERCNHTKQLAGWAASVDPGPEHRVRWETPTGHTYDSLPPLGPGEGRH from the coding sequence ATGACGGTGACCATGACAGCGCCTGCGCAGGCGTGGGTGGAGACGGATTGGCCGGACCCACCGGCCTGGGTGGCGGCCGAATGGCCGCAGGATGTGTTCGCGGTGCCCGGGCCGCAGCGTGCGGCCGACGTCGACCTGCCGGACGTACGGCAATGGATCCGCTGGCTCGGGACGCAGGAGGTGTTCGACGTCGGGGATCTGCGGCTCGAGGAGGCGTCGGCCCGCTGCATCGAGCTGATCACGGCCCTGGAGAAGCTGAAGGCCGCCACGGCGGCTGCCCAGGCGAGGGTGTCCGAACGGTTCGACCTGCTGCAGCGGCAGCTGCAGACCGACGCAGGGGTGCCGGCGCGCCGGTTGGGTGAGGGGGTGGGCGCGCAGGTGGCGCTCGCCCGGGGCGAATCGCCGGTCAAGGGTGGCCGATTCCTGGGTGCGGCGCAGGCCTGGGTGCGCGAGATGCCGCGGACGCTCGAGGCGCTCGCCGAGGGTCGGCTCAATGAGTGGCGGGCGACGCTGGCGGTGCGGGAGACGGCCTGTCTGGCGATCGAGGACCGTCGGGCGGTGGACGAGGACTTCGGGAAGCTTCTGGCTGCCCGCAAGACCATGGGGGACCGGACGATCACGGCGGAACTGCGCCGGATGGTCTACGAGCGCGACGCCGAGGCCTACATCCGGCGGATCGAGGCGGCGGTGAAGGGACGCCGGGTGACGAGCCGGCCCGCGCTGGACGGCATGGCGTACGTGACGGGGCTGCTGCCGCTGCAGCAGGCTGTCGGGGTGTACGCGGCGCTCTCGCAGGCGGCTGATTCCGCACGCGCCGCCGGCGACGAGCGGGGGCGCGGCCAGCTGATGGCCGACACCCTCGTCGAGCGGGTGACGGGTCGACCGGCGGACCGGCCCTGCGACGTCCACCTCGACATCGTGATCACCGACCACTCCCTGTTCGCGGAGGACGACACGGCGGCGGAGATCGGCGATGTCGGGCCGGTGCCCGCGGGCTGGGTGCGGCGGATGCTGGGCACGATCGAGGATCCCGACGTACGCGTGCAGGTCCGGCGGCTCTTCCGGGGACCGGGGGCCACCCTGATGGCGACGAAGACGGCTGGCCGGTTCTTCACCCGGGGGCTGCAGCATCTGATCCGGGTCCGGGACCAGCACTGTCGTACCCCGTGGTGCGACGCCCCGATCAGGCACGCCGACCATGTCGTGGACCACGCGTCGGGCGGGCCGACCGACCTGGACAACGGCCAGGGCTTGTGCGAGCGCTGCAACCACACGAAGCAACTGGCCGGCTGGGCCGCCAGCGTGGACCCCGGACCCGAGCACCGGGTCCGGTGGGAGACGCCGACCGGGCACACGTACGACTCACTGCCGCCGCTCGGGCCGGGGGAGGGCCGCCACTAG